The Candidatus Koribacter versatilis Ellin345 genome has a segment encoding these proteins:
- a CDS encoding SRPBCC family protein, which yields MTKNEPERMVVTRIFDAPRELVWKAWTDPKYVMQWWGPKGFTAPVCQIDFRVGGKFLFCMRTPDGQVGWNGGEYHEIVLHEKIVSSMYFSDEEGNRLEPAQYGSEHESIDAYDVVLFEDLGNGRTKLTFIGNETMQNAIQSGQFEGWKETLDKVAVVVAGMTQAK from the coding sequence ATGACAAAAAATGAGCCCGAGCGGATGGTTGTCACCAGAATTTTTGATGCCCCACGCGAATTGGTTTGGAAGGCGTGGACAGACCCGAAATACGTGATGCAGTGGTGGGGGCCGAAAGGTTTTACAGCACCTGTTTGCCAGATAGATTTTCGCGTGGGAGGAAAATTTCTCTTCTGCATGAGAACGCCGGATGGGCAGGTGGGCTGGAATGGCGGTGAATACCATGAGATTGTTCTGCACGAGAAGATCGTTTCCTCCATGTACTTTTCCGACGAGGAGGGAAACAGGCTTGAGCCCGCGCAATACGGAAGCGAGCATGAGTCCATAGATGCGTACGACGTGGTCCTGTTTGAGGATCTTGGAAACGGCCGGACGAAACTCACCTTCATTGGAAATGAAACCATGCAGAACGCAATCCAGAGCGGTCAGTTCGAGGGTTGGAAAGAGACACTTGATAAAGTTGCCGTCGTTGTTGCGGGGATGACGCAGGCGAAATAG
- a CDS encoding DinB family protein, whose translation MKRLSLLAIVLLAFAFPGNAQDSIKKHPAVKPADPELKVVLDSWNDIGRKLTEMAEDFPEDKYDFKPTPAQRSFAEQLLHAAGSTYYFTNPAMGLKPPAAEDPKRDQYKTKADIVAFVKKSFADGAAAIQSKGDKGLLTEVVYLPDQKARVLDIAYGLIEHSGEHYGQLVVYYRLAGLVPPESRPKK comes from the coding sequence ATGAAAAGACTTTCGCTTCTCGCTATCGTCCTGCTGGCATTCGCATTTCCCGGGAATGCCCAGGACTCAATTAAAAAACATCCAGCCGTCAAACCTGCCGATCCGGAATTGAAAGTCGTGCTCGATTCCTGGAATGACATTGGCCGCAAGCTCACCGAGATGGCCGAAGATTTCCCGGAGGACAAATATGACTTCAAGCCAACCCCCGCGCAGCGCAGCTTCGCCGAGCAGTTGCTGCACGCGGCCGGTTCAACCTACTACTTCACCAATCCAGCGATGGGGCTGAAGCCTCCCGCGGCAGAAGATCCGAAGCGTGACCAGTACAAAACCAAGGCCGATATCGTCGCCTTCGTAAAGAAATCCTTTGCCGACGGAGCCGCCGCCATCCAGTCGAAAGGCGACAAAGGCCTGTTGACGGAGGTCGTTTATTTGCCTGACCAGAAAGCGCGCGTTCTCGACATCGCATACGGCCTCATCGAACATAGCGGTGAACACTACGGCCAGCTCGTTGTGTACTACCGCCTCGCAGGCCTTGTGCCTCCGGAGTCGCGGCCCAAGAAGTAA
- a CDS encoding GNAT family N-acetyltransferase yields the protein MNIRDEDPRDWNAVFQVITSAFGHSAEAMLVDALRKEGDSVISLVAEQDGQIVGHVLLSKMSAPFAALALAPVAVVPSRQRNGVGAALIRCVVERARSEGWDAIFVLGDPSYYQRFGFDKGAAAGFTSIYAGPHFMMLQLSPSLGATSGELRHARAFGDLV from the coding sequence ATGAACATTCGCGACGAAGATCCGCGTGATTGGAACGCCGTTTTCCAGGTCATCACGTCAGCGTTTGGACACTCGGCTGAGGCGATGCTTGTCGATGCCTTGCGAAAAGAGGGCGACAGCGTCATCTCGCTGGTGGCTGAGCAGGACGGTCAGATCGTCGGTCATGTGTTGCTGTCGAAGATGAGCGCTCCGTTCGCCGCATTGGCGCTTGCTCCAGTGGCGGTGGTCCCTTCGAGGCAGCGTAACGGTGTTGGTGCGGCGCTGATCAGGTGCGTTGTGGAGCGCGCCCGCAGCGAGGGTTGGGACGCAATCTTCGTTCTCGGTGACCCTAGCTACTACCAACGATTTGGTTTTGATAAAGGCGCCGCTGCGGGCTTTACGTCGATCTATGCTGGACCACATTTCATGATGCTTCAGCTATCGCCATCGCTCGGCGCGACAAGTGGAGAACTACGCCACGCGCGGGCATTTGGGGATCTTGTTTAG
- a CDS encoding alkyl/aryl-sulfatase — protein sequence MQNPRLSPLAILVVVAAALGSVRVIDAQETRHFNPKGKPPSQYTVQAQQEQRRVLPLADRQDFDEAKRGFIAAPSYRKIMNDKGDVAWNMDNWSFLLSGTDYDTIHPSLQRQATLNMEYGLFEVVPGIYQVRGFDLANISFIKGKTGWIVIDPLTVKETSRAALKFVNEKLGARPVVAVIISHSHGDHFGGVRGVVDPDALAAGKVQIIAPKGFMYESISENLFGGNAMTRRKSYTYADLVPASPYGHVDQAIGKGVASGDVGILPPTKLIEQPIEEMTIDGVRMQFQNTPGTEAPAEMNTWFPDFKAFWAAENIVAGQHNILTLRGAQVRDALAWSKFINEALYRFGDQAEVMFASHSWPRWGKDRIQEVMRGQRDMYANLNNQVMHLANTGVTINQIHNVYQPPKSLQQLWYTHAYHGSYEHNSRAVIQRYFGYWDLNPATLVPLSPEDSAPLYVEMMGGADKIIAKGRELYDAGKYRYAMEILNKLVYAQPDNQTAKDLLADNYEQLGYQSESVALRNGYLSGAKELRDGIIAVKTAKAGSPDFVRGTSTELFLNYLGIQMDSRKAEGMKFKINLETPDNGEKFVVEMSNATLTTIAGYQAKDADLTLTIDRRELEDVMIGNAKLTDKVAAGKAKMVGNPQVLAQLASTMVQFDNWFEVLPGTKRKGSEAPKQELFLDDARFEPLPEE from the coding sequence ATGCAAAATCCCAGACTCTCACCTTTGGCGATTCTTGTAGTCGTAGCCGCAGCCCTGGGAAGCGTAAGAGTGATAGATGCGCAGGAAACACGGCATTTCAATCCCAAGGGAAAGCCGCCTTCGCAGTACACGGTCCAAGCACAACAGGAGCAGAGAAGAGTTCTCCCTCTCGCCGATAGGCAAGATTTTGACGAAGCGAAACGTGGCTTTATTGCAGCGCCCTCCTACCGCAAGATCATGAATGACAAGGGCGATGTGGCCTGGAACATGGATAACTGGAGCTTTCTTCTCAGCGGAACGGATTACGACACCATCCATCCTTCGCTGCAGCGCCAAGCGACGCTCAACATGGAGTACGGCCTTTTCGAGGTAGTCCCGGGCATTTACCAGGTACGCGGATTCGACCTTGCAAACATCTCCTTCATCAAAGGCAAGACCGGATGGATCGTGATCGATCCGCTGACCGTGAAAGAAACCTCGAGGGCTGCTCTCAAGTTCGTAAACGAAAAGCTTGGAGCAAGGCCCGTTGTAGCCGTCATCATCTCGCACTCTCACGGTGATCATTTTGGCGGTGTACGCGGTGTTGTCGATCCGGACGCGCTCGCGGCTGGCAAGGTGCAGATCATCGCACCCAAGGGCTTCATGTACGAGTCGATCTCGGAGAACCTCTTCGGCGGCAATGCAATGACGCGCCGCAAGTCCTACACCTACGCTGACCTCGTGCCAGCTAGCCCCTACGGTCATGTCGATCAGGCGATTGGAAAGGGCGTTGCCAGCGGCGATGTCGGCATTCTTCCGCCCACGAAGCTAATCGAGCAGCCGATCGAGGAGATGACGATCGACGGCGTCAGGATGCAGTTTCAGAACACACCTGGCACCGAGGCGCCCGCCGAGATGAACACGTGGTTCCCCGACTTCAAAGCCTTCTGGGCAGCCGAGAACATCGTCGCCGGTCAGCACAACATCCTCACACTGCGTGGCGCGCAGGTGAGAGATGCGCTGGCATGGTCGAAATTCATCAACGAAGCTCTGTACCGTTTCGGCGACCAGGCCGAGGTGATGTTCGCCTCGCATAGCTGGCCGCGCTGGGGCAAAGACAGGATTCAGGAAGTAATGCGAGGCCAGCGGGACATGTATGCAAATCTGAATAACCAGGTTATGCATCTCGCTAACACGGGCGTGACGATCAATCAGATCCACAACGTCTATCAACCGCCCAAGAGCTTGCAGCAGCTGTGGTACACGCACGCTTATCACGGGTCCTACGAGCACAACAGCCGCGCGGTCATCCAGCGTTATTTTGGCTATTGGGATTTGAACCCAGCAACTCTAGTGCCGCTCTCGCCCGAAGACTCCGCGCCCCTCTATGTAGAGATGATGGGAGGTGCGGACAAAATTATTGCCAAAGGTCGCGAGCTGTACGATGCGGGCAAATACCGTTACGCAATGGAAATCCTAAATAAGCTGGTTTACGCGCAACCCGATAACCAGACGGCCAAAGACCTTCTAGCCGATAACTACGAACAGCTCGGCTATCAAAGCGAGAGCGTCGCCCTGCGCAACGGTTACCTGTCGGGAGCCAAAGAGCTGCGAGATGGAATCATTGCCGTCAAGACCGCAAAAGCGGGCAGCCCTGATTTCGTGCGTGGCACCAGTACCGAACTTTTCCTGAACTATCTTGGAATCCAGATGGACAGCCGTAAGGCTGAGGGAATGAAGTTCAAGATTAACCTTGAGACACCGGACAACGGCGAGAAATTCGTGGTCGAAATGAGCAATGCAACGCTGACCACCATCGCCGGTTACCAGGCAAAGGATGCCGATCTGACCCTCACTATTGACCGACGTGAACTGGAAGACGTGATGATCGGGAACGCCAAGTTGACCGACAAGGTCGCCGCCGGGAAGGCAAAAATGGTGGGCAACCCCCAGGTTCTTGCGCAGCTAGCTTCAACCATGGTGCAGTTCGATAACTGGTTCGAGGTTCTGCCTGGCACAAAGCGCAAAGGCTCTGAGGCCCCGAAGCAAGAACTGTTCTTGGATGACGCTCGGTTTGAGCCGTTACCAGAGGAATAA
- a CDS encoding carbonic anhydrase, translated as MNFNSPKTFLSDSNFLRRHFLAGAFAAAAVAPVALWPFQLGTPESGSLTKEERDRMTPAQIISELKKGNERFRTGNPAPHNYLAQKRSSAAGQYPAAMILGCIDSRAPAEIIFDTGIGDTFNGRVAGNVVNDDLLGSMEFACAVAGAKVILVLGHTACGAVKGAIDDVEMGNLTGLLARIKPAITATKFDVDKTSKNPAYVDALAKTNVVLALETIQRRSPILEDLVKKGSIQVVGAMYDVATGVAQFIS; from the coding sequence ATGAATTTCAATTCGCCCAAAACCTTCTTGAGTGATTCCAATTTTCTCCGCCGTCACTTTCTGGCAGGTGCGTTTGCCGCAGCTGCGGTCGCTCCAGTCGCGCTGTGGCCCTTCCAGCTCGGAACCCCCGAAAGCGGTTCCCTGACCAAAGAAGAGCGTGATCGCATGACACCTGCACAGATCATCTCGGAGTTAAAGAAGGGCAATGAGCGGTTTCGAACAGGGAATCCGGCTCCCCACAATTACCTAGCCCAAAAAAGATCGAGTGCCGCTGGCCAGTACCCCGCAGCCATGATTCTGGGATGTATTGACTCGCGGGCACCGGCCGAAATCATTTTTGATACGGGCATCGGGGACACCTTCAACGGACGTGTGGCGGGCAACGTGGTCAATGACGACCTCCTCGGCAGCATGGAGTTCGCTTGTGCAGTGGCAGGCGCGAAAGTGATTCTTGTACTTGGACACACCGCCTGTGGCGCGGTCAAGGGAGCTATCGACGATGTTGAAATGGGCAACCTGACCGGGCTGCTCGCCCGAATCAAACCAGCCATCACGGCGACGAAGTTTGATGTCGATAAAACGAGCAAGAATCCAGCCTACGTTGACGCCCTAGCGAAGACGAATGTGGTTCTCGCGCTGGAGACCATCCAGCGGCGAAGCCCGATTCTGGAAGATTTGGTGAAAAAAGGAAGCATTCAAGTGGTTGGAGCAATGTATGACGTCGCCACTGGCGTGGCGCAGTTCATCAGTTAG
- a CDS encoding DUF2490 domain-containing protein, translating to MSQRRALGYVLLTFAILYVLFPPYIRAQQQKPEDPEDEKNIGLWLDQAMSVPFSASNSVEVEFHQRFDEGGSRFFEHLVQTGVAFRPRPWLTVTPSYRYQRFPGNPAIEYENRLLLNLALSTSRGPWRYNLRTLVEGRFPDNRPASARLRFRPGIDYSVPLRTTWRPTVVVSNEFLVVPWFNPFANGGTSFTQNRFQVGVRLPISATLSIRPYYMLQSVNLPPGWDTNTIVGISVLFKAPNKFR from the coding sequence ATGTCCCAAAGACGAGCGCTCGGATATGTCCTATTGACATTTGCAATCCTGTACGTCTTGTTCCCTCCCTACATCCGAGCGCAGCAACAAAAACCAGAGGACCCGGAAGATGAAAAGAACATCGGACTCTGGCTGGACCAGGCGATGTCGGTCCCCTTTTCAGCGAGCAACTCTGTGGAGGTCGAATTCCATCAGAGGTTCGACGAAGGCGGATCGCGATTCTTCGAGCACTTGGTTCAGACCGGCGTTGCTTTTCGTCCGCGGCCTTGGCTGACCGTCACACCGAGCTATCGTTATCAGCGCTTCCCCGGCAATCCCGCGATTGAGTACGAAAACCGCCTGCTGCTCAATCTAGCTTTGAGCACATCGCGAGGTCCGTGGCGCTATAACCTGCGCACGCTCGTCGAAGGCCGATTTCCAGACAATCGTCCTGCTTCCGCGCGCCTCCGCTTTCGCCCAGGAATCGACTACAGTGTGCCTCTTCGGACAACGTGGCGTCCGACAGTCGTGGTAAGTAACGAGTTTTTAGTCGTTCCGTGGTTTAACCCTTTTGCCAATGGCGGTACCAGCTTCACGCAGAACCGTTTCCAGGTCGGAGTTCGGTTGCCAATCTCAGCCACACTTTCTATCCGGCCGTATTACATGCTGCAGTCGGTGAACCTCCCTCCAGGCTGGGACACCAACACAATCGTCGGTATCTCGGTGCTCTTCAAAGCTCCAAATAAATTCAGGTGA
- a CDS encoding oxidative damage protection protein, with protein MAHMVKCVKLGREAEGLEEPPFDSELGQKIYNNVSAEAWRGWTEHQKMLLNEYRLQPWKKEHQEFLVQQMEAYFFGEGSEAPKEFVPPSH; from the coding sequence ATGGCACATATGGTGAAGTGCGTGAAGCTTGGCCGCGAGGCGGAGGGTTTGGAAGAGCCTCCGTTCGACAGCGAACTCGGCCAGAAGATTTACAACAACGTATCGGCGGAAGCATGGCGGGGGTGGACGGAGCACCAGAAGATGCTCTTGAACGAGTATCGTCTGCAGCCGTGGAAGAAGGAGCACCAGGAGTTCCTGGTACAGCAGATGGAAGCCTATTTCTTCGGTGAGGGCTCAGAGGCGCCGAAGGAGTTCGTACCGCCGTCGCACTAG
- a CDS encoding ribonuclease R family protein — MLTDQQILDHIERQAHQSANFKQLVREMRLRGPDRDQLGRRLESLVKRGKLVTAAAGRYAMVKTTRAQNLIAGKLSMHRDGYGFVMPGAAEVKSAIEGDIYIPPHAIGSAMHGDEVLAEIVATKKDGRAEGRILRTLNRAHTSVVGTFHYDKVNFVRPIDEKITQDIVIPKGMEWPPDVEREEGEKRKKRSEQDRVIGTEAKRREWTDLDNLVVNVEITEWPSPTQSPRGRVVEILGYEDDFGVDTEIMIRKHHLPHQFPAAVLSEARSFSPEIPAKEIKHRRDYRELPIVTIDGETARDFDDAVLVSHLPNGNFELQVHIADVAHYVTDESDIDLEARLRGTSVYFPDRAVPMLPLELSTDICSLRPQVERLVLSCVMEIDHQGEIVGYELNEGVIRSAERMTYTAVHGVLQGDTELRTRYAPLVKNFELMRDLASILNKKRQKRGSIDFDLPEPVIEFDENGLMKGVTRSERNEAHRLIEEFMLAANESVATYLEARKIASLYRIHEKPDPKRVYEFETLAASFGYSLGVGSLPIERVHLKADKRARHGTGRRSEPIEIPKDVHITPRMYQKLTQKLEGKPEERILSYLMLRSLRQARYSEKNEGHFALAATSYTHFTSPIRRYPDLIVHRILKQVLKEQAEKNDHGVPVGVGGAVNEVDGHSPWSKRDGHERKGKQQHEDRPPLTGPIPEEQLRQIAEESSDAERRADDAERELLEWKKIKFMQDRVGEEFTGLIVSVTKYGLFVELTDLFVEGLVPLLTLQGDHFNYHENTKQLIGERSRKTYSLGDKVRVILDRIDRMQRKLQFAVVEDEPHRAEGKHKKSR; from the coding sequence ATGCTCACTGACCAACAGATCCTGGACCACATAGAACGGCAGGCGCACCAGTCTGCGAATTTCAAGCAATTGGTGCGTGAAATGCGGCTGCGCGGGCCAGACCGCGACCAACTGGGGCGTCGGCTGGAATCACTGGTGAAGCGCGGAAAACTCGTAACGGCCGCCGCCGGGCGCTATGCCATGGTGAAGACAACGCGGGCGCAGAACCTGATTGCCGGAAAACTCAGCATGCATCGCGATGGGTATGGGTTCGTGATGCCGGGCGCGGCCGAGGTGAAGAGCGCGATCGAGGGCGACATCTACATTCCGCCGCACGCGATTGGCTCGGCAATGCATGGCGATGAGGTGCTGGCCGAGATCGTGGCGACGAAGAAGGACGGTCGCGCCGAGGGGCGTATTCTCCGCACGCTGAACCGGGCACACACCAGCGTGGTCGGCACGTTCCACTACGACAAGGTCAATTTCGTGCGGCCGATCGACGAGAAGATCACCCAGGACATCGTGATTCCGAAGGGCATGGAGTGGCCTCCGGACGTGGAGCGCGAGGAAGGTGAGAAGCGCAAGAAGCGCTCGGAGCAAGATCGCGTGATTGGCACGGAGGCGAAGCGGCGGGAGTGGACGGACCTCGACAACCTCGTAGTGAACGTGGAGATCACGGAGTGGCCGTCGCCGACGCAGAGCCCGCGCGGGCGGGTGGTGGAGATCCTCGGGTACGAGGACGATTTCGGTGTGGATACCGAGATCATGATCCGTAAGCACCACCTGCCGCACCAGTTTCCGGCAGCGGTGCTGAGCGAGGCGCGCAGCTTCAGCCCGGAGATTCCGGCGAAGGAAATCAAGCATCGGCGGGATTATCGTGAGCTGCCGATCGTGACCATCGACGGCGAGACCGCGCGCGACTTCGACGATGCGGTGCTGGTGAGCCACCTGCCGAACGGGAACTTCGAACTGCAGGTGCACATTGCGGACGTGGCGCACTACGTGACCGATGAGTCAGACATTGACCTTGAGGCGCGGCTGCGCGGGACGTCGGTGTACTTTCCGGACCGCGCGGTGCCGATGCTGCCGCTGGAGCTCTCGACCGACATCTGCTCGCTGCGGCCGCAGGTGGAGCGACTGGTGCTCTCGTGCGTGATGGAGATCGACCACCAGGGCGAGATCGTGGGCTACGAGTTGAACGAAGGCGTGATCCGCTCGGCTGAACGTATGACGTACACCGCCGTGCACGGCGTGCTGCAAGGTGATACGGAGTTGCGCACGCGTTATGCGCCGCTAGTGAAGAACTTCGAGTTGATGCGCGACCTGGCGTCGATCCTGAACAAGAAACGACAAAAGCGCGGGTCGATCGATTTCGATTTGCCGGAGCCGGTGATCGAGTTCGACGAGAACGGGCTCATGAAGGGCGTGACCCGTTCGGAGCGCAACGAGGCGCATCGGCTCATCGAAGAGTTCATGCTGGCAGCGAACGAGAGCGTCGCGACGTATCTCGAGGCGCGGAAGATTGCTTCGCTGTATCGCATCCACGAGAAGCCGGACCCGAAGCGCGTGTACGAGTTTGAGACGCTGGCGGCGAGCTTCGGATATTCGCTGGGCGTGGGTTCGCTACCGATTGAACGCGTACACCTGAAGGCCGATAAGCGCGCGCGGCATGGAACCGGCAGGCGCTCGGAGCCAATCGAGATACCGAAGGATGTGCACATTACGCCGCGGATGTACCAGAAGCTGACGCAGAAGCTCGAAGGCAAGCCGGAAGAGCGCATCCTGAGCTACCTGATGCTGCGGTCGCTGCGCCAAGCGCGCTACTCGGAGAAGAACGAAGGCCACTTCGCGCTGGCGGCTACGAGCTATACGCACTTCACGTCGCCCATCCGACGGTATCCGGACTTGATCGTGCACCGCATCCTGAAACAAGTGTTGAAGGAGCAAGCCGAGAAGAACGATCACGGTGTGCCCGTCGGGGTTGGCGGTGCGGTGAACGAAGTCGACGGACACTCGCCGTGGAGCAAGCGCGACGGGCACGAGCGCAAGGGCAAGCAGCAACACGAAGATCGTCCGCCGCTCACGGGGCCGATTCCCGAAGAACAGTTACGGCAGATTGCGGAAGAGAGCAGCGATGCCGAGCGTCGCGCCGACGACGCCGAGCGCGAGCTGCTGGAGTGGAAGAAGATCAAGTTCATGCAGGACCGTGTCGGCGAGGAGTTCACCGGCCTGATCGTGAGCGTGACCAAGTACGGGCTCTTCGTGGAACTGACGGATTTGTTCGTCGAGGGTCTGGTGCCGCTGCTTACGCTACAGGGCGACCATTTCAACTATCACGAGAACACCAAGCAACTCATTGGGGAGCGCAGCCGGAAGACGTACTCGCTCGGCGACAAGGTGCGCGTGATCCTCGACCGCATTGATCGCATGCAGCGGAAGTTGCAGTTTGCGGTGGTGGAAGACGAGCCGCACCGGGCGGAGGGAAAGCACAAGAAGTCGCGCTGA
- a CDS encoding bactofilin family protein: MWKPNATPGSTATPEPIRPTPTPAPSAGPVIEPTPAPAPRNAAVNTAEQATIGKSLVIKGEVTGSESLYIDGRVEGSINLPGNRVTVGRNGIVSANINAREVVVLGKVKGNLTTSDRVDIRNEGSLTGDVVAQRISIEDGAFFKGGIDIRKPGQKDADKETATAKTA, translated from the coding sequence ATGTGGAAGCCCAACGCCACCCCCGGTAGCACTGCAACTCCCGAGCCCATCCGGCCCACGCCGACGCCTGCCCCGAGCGCCGGCCCGGTCATCGAACCCACGCCCGCTCCCGCCCCGCGTAACGCCGCGGTGAACACCGCCGAGCAGGCCACCATCGGCAAGTCGCTCGTCATCAAGGGCGAGGTCACCGGCTCCGAATCTCTCTACATTGACGGCCGCGTCGAAGGCTCCATCAACCTTCCCGGTAACCGCGTTACGGTTGGCCGCAACGGCATCGTTTCCGCCAACATTAATGCCCGCGAAGTCGTCGTCCTCGGCAAGGTGAAGGGGAACCTCACCACCAGCGATCGCGTCGACATTCGCAACGAAGGCTCGTTGACCGGTGACGTCGTCGCCCAGCGCATCAGCATTGAAGACGGCGCGTTCTTTAAGGGCGGCATCGACATCCGCAAGCCCGGCCAGAAAGACGCTGATAAGGAAACCGCCACCGCGAAGACCGCGTAA
- the murJ gene encoding murein biosynthesis integral membrane protein MurJ has translation MASGFFSRAARALRPSHQHSAFSATLLLMVAVMLSRVIGYVREAYIAWAFGAGTQTDAYVAAFTLPDWLNYILAGGTASITFISIYTRYLSQDKQQDAKKTFSAIITIITTILVIMIVFAEFYTTAFTRWYFRGFTEDQVLLCAQLTRILLPAQIFFYVGGVVSAVLLSKRLFLLPALGPLLYNVFIIVGGVVGARRYGISSLAIGALVGAFAGPFLVNALGAAKTDIGFRLNFDFRDQGFREWIKLSIPLMLGVSLVTADDWILRFFASHGAGDITRLNYAKRLFAVPIAVLGQATGQASLPFFARLFGEGKREEFARLVNESVYKLVAASLLMSAWMMAAALPIIDLVYRRGRFHFQDSRETAVYFFWFALSLALWSAQALYSRAFYAAGNTLTPMVASTLLTIASIPIYSVLYRTHGVVGLAIASDAGILLNTLAMVILLDRGGLVRVRDLQWKEIGKAFLTAVAAGAAAYYASYMLPVSTSKAQNLAAFAVRTMVWAVVAWIGLKVMRSELPGAMRRKKATAEPSTEIAEDTSAGV, from the coding sequence ATGGCATCAGGTTTCTTCAGCCGCGCGGCGCGCGCATTGCGTCCTTCCCATCAGCATTCTGCGTTCTCGGCCACGCTCCTGCTGATGGTGGCGGTGATGCTCTCGCGTGTGATCGGCTACGTGCGCGAGGCGTACATCGCGTGGGCGTTTGGCGCGGGCACCCAGACCGACGCATACGTGGCGGCGTTCACCTTGCCGGACTGGCTGAACTACATCCTTGCCGGTGGCACTGCATCGATCACGTTCATCTCGATCTACACGCGCTATCTTTCGCAAGATAAGCAGCAGGACGCGAAGAAGACGTTTTCGGCGATCATCACGATCATCACGACCATCCTCGTGATCATGATTGTCTTCGCGGAGTTCTACACCACGGCCTTCACGCGCTGGTACTTTCGCGGGTTCACCGAAGACCAGGTACTGCTCTGCGCGCAACTGACGCGAATCCTGCTGCCGGCGCAGATTTTCTTCTATGTGGGCGGAGTGGTTTCGGCGGTGCTGCTGTCGAAGCGGTTGTTCCTGTTGCCGGCGCTCGGGCCGCTCCTCTACAACGTCTTCATCATCGTCGGCGGCGTGGTGGGCGCGCGGCGATATGGAATCTCGTCTCTGGCAATTGGCGCGCTCGTCGGGGCATTCGCTGGGCCATTCCTGGTGAACGCATTGGGAGCGGCGAAGACCGATATCGGCTTCCGGCTGAATTTTGATTTTCGCGACCAGGGCTTTCGCGAGTGGATCAAGCTTTCTATCCCGCTCATGCTGGGCGTTTCGCTGGTCACGGCGGACGACTGGATCCTCCGCTTCTTCGCCAGCCACGGGGCGGGTGACATCACGCGACTGAACTACGCGAAACGGTTGTTCGCGGTGCCGATTGCGGTGCTGGGGCAGGCAACGGGGCAGGCATCCTTGCCGTTCTTTGCGCGGTTGTTCGGCGAAGGTAAGCGTGAGGAATTTGCGCGGCTGGTGAATGAGTCGGTGTATAAGCTGGTGGCGGCGTCTCTGCTGATGAGCGCATGGATGATGGCCGCAGCGCTGCCGATTATTGATCTCGTGTACCGGCGCGGGCGGTTCCACTTCCAGGATTCGCGTGAGACCGCGGTGTATTTCTTCTGGTTTGCATTGTCGCTGGCGCTATGGTCGGCGCAGGCGCTGTATTCGCGGGCATTCTACGCGGCGGGCAACACGCTTACGCCCATGGTTGCAAGCACGCTCCTGACGATCGCGTCGATCCCCATCTACAGCGTGCTCTACCGTACCCATGGTGTGGTGGGCTTGGCGATCGCATCGGATGCCGGGATTCTGCTGAATACGCTGGCGATGGTGATCCTGTTGGATCGTGGCGGATTGGTGCGGGTGCGCGACCTGCAGTGGAAAGAGATCGGGAAGGCGTTCCTGACGGCGGTAGCGGCGGGCGCCGCGGCGTATTACGCGTCGTACATGCTTCCGGTGAGCACGTCGAAGGCACAAAACCTGGCGGCGTTCGCGGTGCGGACGATGGTGTGGGCGGTGGTGGCGTGGATCGGGCTGAAGGTGATGCGATCGGAGTTGCCGGGCGCTATGCGGCGGAAGAAGGCAACGGCAGAGCCTTCGACGGAGATTGCGGAAGACACGAGCGCGGGCGTTTAG
- a CDS encoding inorganic diphosphatase: MIHPWHDISPGEHIPQECNAVIEIPFGSSVKYELDKQSGMIKLDRMLYSAAYYPANYGFIPQTLAEDDDPLDILVFCQEPVVPLTIIQARTIGLMTMIDSGKADQKIIAVASKDPEFNSYNEADEMPPHRLQMLRRFFQDYKVLEGKEVEVDEIQHASAAYPIIEDALARYSKQRRKGFSKNSL, translated from the coding sequence ATGATTCATCCCTGGCACGACATCAGCCCCGGCGAACACATCCCGCAGGAATGCAACGCCGTCATCGAAATTCCCTTCGGCTCGAGCGTGAAGTACGAGCTCGACAAGCAGAGCGGCATGATCAAGCTCGACCGCATGCTCTACTCCGCGGCCTACTATCCCGCGAACTACGGCTTCATCCCGCAAACGCTCGCCGAAGACGACGACCCGCTCGACATCCTCGTCTTTTGCCAGGAACCCGTGGTGCCGCTCACCATCATCCAGGCCCGCACCATCGGCCTCATGACGATGATTGACAGCGGCAAGGCCGACCAGAAGATCATCGCCGTGGCCAGCAAGGATCCGGAGTTCAACTCATACAACGAAGCTGACGAGATGCCACCGCACCGCCTGCAAATGCTTCGCCGCTTCTTCCAGGATTACAAAGTCCTCGAAGGCAAAGAAGTCGAGGTCGACGAGATCCAGCACGCCTCCGCAGCGTACCCGATCATCGAAGACGCGCTGGCCCGCTACAGCAAGCAGCGCCGCAAAGGCTTCTCGAAAAACAGTTTGTAA